The following nucleotide sequence is from Pseudomonas sp. RC10.
ACTCGGTTGCTCGCCGTCAGCCAGCTCTCCAATGTGCTGGGAACCTGGCAGCCTGTGGCCGAACTGGTCGCACTGGCCAAGGCGCAGGGTGCACTGACGGTCATCGACGGCGCTCAAGGGGTTGTGCACGGTCGTCACGATGTCCAGGCGCTGGACTGTGATTTCTACGTGTTTTCCAGCCACAAGCTGTACGGCCCCGACGGCGTGGGCGTGTTGTTTGGTCGCCAACACGCATTGGCGCGATTGCAACATTGGCAGTTTGGCGGCGAGATGGTGCTCCAAGCGGGCTATCAGGATGCAACGTTCCGTCCGGCTCCCTTGGGGTTTGAGGCGGGTACGCCACCGATTTCCGGCATCATCGGGTTGGGCGCCACTCTCGATTACTTGAACGACGTCAATCAAGTCGCTGCGGCTGAACACGAAGCCCGTCTGCACGAGCTGCTGCGCGCCGGACTGATGTTGCGCGAAGGTGTTCGGCTGGTGGGCGATCCACACGTGGCGTTGGTCAGCTTTGTGGTCGAGGGCGTGCACAACGCCGACCTCGCGCATCTGCTGACCGAGCAAGGCATCGCGGTGCGTGCAGGCCATCATTGTGCGATCCCGCTGATCAGCAGCCTTGGCCTGTCAGGCGCGATTCGCGTGTCGCTGGCGCTGTACAACGACTCCGAGGACTTGGAGCGCTTCTTCAACGCGCTGGATCAGGCGCTGGAGTTGTTGCGATGAACCTCCCCGAAGACGCGCAAACGGCACTGAACACCTTCAACGGCTCATTGAGCTGGGAGCAACGCGCTCGCCTGCTGATGCAATGGGGTGAGCGTCTGCCCCTTCTGGCTGACAACGAGAAAACCGACGAACGCCTGGTCGATGGTTGCGAGAGCAAGGTCTGGCTGCTGGGGGAGGTGATCGACGGTCACTGGCAGTTTCGTGCGGCCAGCGATGCCCGGTTGATTCGCGGGTTGGTGGCGTTGCTGCTGGCACGGGTCAATGGGTTGTCGGCGGTCGAATTGCAGCACGTCGACTTGAACGACTGGTTCAATCACCTGGGCTTGAGCCGCCAGCTCTCCCCTTCGCGCAGCAATGGGCTAAATGCCGTCTTGCAGAAGATGCGGCAGTTGGCGGGCTGAACACGACGCCGCAAATCCTCCGTAGGAGCGAATTCATTCGCGATGGGCACGTCCCGGCGATGCATGTCGCTCGGCCGTACCGCCGTCTCGCGAATGAATTCGCTCCCACAGGGGCGGCGGCGTTGCGACAAACAGATGCCATGGGCAATCAGGGCTGCGCCGCTTCCTTCGCCTTGGCCCGCTCCGACGGGCGCCGCATGCCTGCCACGATTTTCTCCACCGCCTTGGTCGCTGCAACCATCCCGAACGTCGCGGTGACCATCATCACTGCGCCGAACCCGCCTGCGCAGTCGAGTTTCACGCCATCGCCCACAAAGCTCTTCTGCAAACAGATGCTCCCGTCCGGTTTCGGGTAGCGCAGTTGCTCGGTGGAGAACACGCACGGCACGCTGTAATGACGGGTCACGGTGCGGGAAAAGCCGTAATCGCGGCGCAGGGTCGAGCGCACTTTCGAGGCGAGCGGGTCGTTGTAGGTGCGGTTGAGGTCGCAGACCTGGATCAATGTCGGGTCAATCTGCCCGCCTGCCCCGCCGGTGGTGATGATCTGGATCTTGCGACGCTTGCACCAGGCAATCAGCGCGGCCTTGGCGTTGACGCTGTCGATGCAGTCCAGCACACAGTCGATGTCGGGCGTGATGTATTCGGCCATGGTCTCGCGGGTGACGAAGTCGGCCACGGCATGGACCACGCAATCGGGGTTGATCTCGCGAATGCGGTCGGCCATGACATCGACCTTGGAACGGCCGATGGTGCTGCTCAGGGCGTGGAGCTGACGATTGCTGTTGCTGACGCAGACGTCGTCCAGGTCGAACAGTGAAATCTCGCCCACGCCACAGCGGGCCATGGCTTCCGCCGCCCAAGACCCCACGCCGCCAATGCCGACCACTGCCACATGGGCCGCGCGCAAGCGCTCCAGGCCTTCAATGCCGTAGAGACGGGCGACGCCAGCAAACCGCGGATCTTCTGTGCTCATGACCAATACCCCAAAAAACCGGCGCGCATTATAGGCCGTGCGTGAAATTGGGACAGCTGTTTGGTGGGGGTGTTTGGTCTGAAAAATCGATGCTGATCTTGTAGGAGCCGGCTTGCTGGCGAATGCGGTGTGTCAGCCAATTCATCTGTGGCTGACACACCGCTTTCGCCAGCAAGCCGGCTCCTACAAAAAACCGCGCGTGTCAGACAACTTCGCTGAGCTCACTACGAACGCGAAATGCCCTACATTTTTTTCAGAATAGAACTTCAACCTTCGTCAGTTGCCAAAGCTCTCGCTGGCTGACGTCTCAGCCTCCCCCTGTTCCCCCTTGGAACCTGAAGTCGCTATGCCATCCCGCAAATTTGGACTCAACCTGGTAGTCGTCGTGGCGATCGCCGCGCTGTTCACGGGTTTCTGGGCACTGATCAACCGCCCTGTGACCACACCCAACTGGCCTGAACACATCTCCGGATTCTCTTATTCCCCGTTCCGCCTGGGACAAAACCCACAGAAGGGCGTGTACCCGTCCGACGAAGAGATGCGTCAGGACCTGGAGTTGATGAGCAAATGGACTGACAGCATCCGCATCTATTCGGTGGACGGCCCTCAGCAGGACATTCCCAAGCTGGCCGAGGAATTTGGCCTGCGCGTGACACTGGGCATCTGGATCAGCCCCGATCTTGAACGCAACGAGCGGGAAATCAATACCGCTATTCAACTAGCCAACACCAATCGCAGTGTGGTTCGGGTCGTGGTCGGCAACGAAGCGCTGTATCGGGAAGAGATCAAGCCGAAAGACCTGATGGCGATCCTTGACCGCGTGCGTGCCGCCGTGAAGGTGCCGGTGACCACTTCCGAGCAATGGCACATCTGGGAGAAATACCCAGAGCTGGCCAAACACGTGGACCTGATCG
It contains:
- the tcdA gene encoding tRNA cyclic N6-threonylcarbamoyladenosine(37) synthase TcdA, with the translated sequence MSTEDPRFAGVARLYGIEGLERLRAAHVAVVGIGGVGSWAAEAMARCGVGEISLFDLDDVCVSNSNRQLHALSSTIGRSKVDVMADRIREINPDCVVHAVADFVTRETMAEYITPDIDCVLDCIDSVNAKAALIAWCKRRKIQIITTGGAGGQIDPTLIQVCDLNRTYNDPLASKVRSTLRRDYGFSRTVTRHYSVPCVFSTEQLRYPKPDGSICLQKSFVGDGVKLDCAGGFGAVMMVTATFGMVAATKAVEKIVAGMRRPSERAKAKEAAQP
- a CDS encoding cysteine desulfurase; amino-acid sequence: MSLISPWRADFPALDALERQGQTYLDSAATAQKPQALIDALAHYYANGAANVHRAQHLPGAMATQAFEDTRRKAAEWLNVGSSGHIVFTHGATSAFNLLAYGLEHLFQPGDEVVISALEHHANLLPWQQLAKRRDLKLIVLPLTAQGVIDLDAAASLINTRTRLLAVSQLSNVLGTWQPVAELVALAKAQGALTVIDGAQGVVHGRHDVQALDCDFYVFSSHKLYGPDGVGVLFGRQHALARLQHWQFGGEMVLQAGYQDATFRPAPLGFEAGTPPISGIIGLGATLDYLNDVNQVAAAEHEARLHELLRAGLMLREGVRLVGDPHVALVSFVVEGVHNADLAHLLTEQGIAVRAGHHCAIPLISSLGLSGAIRVSLALYNDSEDLERFFNALDQALELLR
- a CDS encoding SufE family protein; this encodes MNLPEDAQTALNTFNGSLSWEQRARLLMQWGERLPLLADNEKTDERLVDGCESKVWLLGEVIDGHWQFRAASDARLIRGLVALLLARVNGLSAVELQHVDLNDWFNHLGLSRQLSPSRSNGLNAVLQKMRQLAG